Proteins from a single region of Pithys albifrons albifrons isolate INPA30051 chromosome 10, PitAlb_v1, whole genome shotgun sequence:
- the DIPK1A gene encoding divergent protein kinase domain 1A, which yields MARRLFPGAWLRKPHSAQVRLSYVRTKYLFISWLVVFIGSWVIYVQYSTYTELCRGHDCRKIICDKYKTGVIDGSACSSLCAKETLYFGKCLSTKPQNQMYLGIWGNLQSVIKCQMEEAAQLDFGTDPEPRKEVVLFDKPTRGTTVEKFKEMVYGLFKAKLGEQGNLSELVNMILSFADGNKDGRVSLPEAKSAWALLQLEEFLLMVILQDKEHTPKLMGFCGDLYVTERVEYTSLYGISLPWIIELFIPSGFRRSMDQWFTPSWPRKAKIAIGLLEFVEDIFHGPYGNFLMCDTSAKNLGYNDKYDLKMMDMRKIVPEMNLKEIIKDRQCDSDLDCIYGTDCRTLCDQSKMRCTTEVIQPNLAKACQLLKDYLLRGAPSDIHEELEKQLYLCIALKVTANQMEMEHSLILNNLKTLLWKKISHTNDS from the exons ATGGCGAGACGGCTCTTCCCGGGGGCCTGGCTGAGGAAGCCCCACTCGGCGCAG GTACGTTTGTCGTATGTGCGGACGAAGTATCTCTTCATCTCGTGGTTGGTTGTGTTCATTGGCAGCTGGGTGATCTATGTTCAGTACTCCACctacacagagctgtgcagaggaCATGACTGTAGGAAAATAATA TGTGATAAATACAAGACTGGAGTTATTGATGGATCAGCATGTAGTAGTCTTTGTGCTAAAGAAACAttatattttggaaaatgtttgtcaacaaaaccccaaaaccag ATGTATTTAGGAATCTGGGGAAATCTGCAAAGTGTTATAAAATGCCAGATGGAGGAAGCTGCTCAACTTGATTTTGGTACTGACCCAGAACCAAGGAAGGAAGTAGTCCTATTTGATAAACCAACAAGAGGAACCACTGTTGAGAAATTCAAAGAAATGGTATATGGTCTTTTTAAA GCAAAGTTGGGTGAACAAGGAAATCTTTCAGAACTGGTTAATATGATCCTGTCCTTTGCTGATGGAAACAAAGATGGCAGAGTCTCTTTGCCGGAGGCAAAATCTGCATGGGCCcttctgcagctggaggagtTTCTGTTAATGGTGATCTTGCAGGATAAAGAACATACTCCCAAACTGATGGGGTTTTGTGGGGATCTCTATGTGACAGAAAGAGTTGAATATACCTCTCTCTATGGGATCAGCCTTCCATGGATTATAGAACTTTTCATTCCCTCGGGCTTCAGAAGAAGCATGGACCAGTGGTTCACTCCATCATGGccaagaaaggcaaaaatagCTATAGGGCTTTTAGAATTTGTGGAAGATATTTTCCATGGACCTTATGGAAACTTTCTTATGTGTGATACAAGTGCCAAAAACTTGGGATATAATGATAAATATGATTTGAAAATGATGGACATGAGAAAAATTGTGCCAGAAATGAATCTGAAGGAAATAATTAAAGATCGTCAGTGTGACTCAGATTTGGACTGCATTTATGGTACAGACTGTAGAACACTGTGTGACCAAAGCAAAATGAGGTGCACCACAGAAGTAATTCAGCCAAATTTGGCAAAAGCCTGTCAGCTTCTTAAAGACTATCTGCTTCGTGGTGCTCCTTCTGATATCCATGAGGAACTAGAAAAACAACTGTACTTGTGTATTGCCCTTAAAGTCACAGCAAATCAGATGGAAATGGAGCATTCTTTAATACTCAATAACTTAAAAACTCTACTGTGGAAGAAAATTTCTCATACCAATGACTCTTAG